One window of the Terriglobia bacterium genome contains the following:
- a CDS encoding amidase yields MNFEHLSLTEAASAIRAGRLSPVDYAHALLSRIAALEPRIQAWVTIDREAVLTEARRCADEARDGKFRGPLHGVPVGIKDIFYTKGLRTTMGSVLFKDFVPSVDARAVEKLKEAGAIVLGKTVTTQFANLDPGPTRNPWNVEHTPGGSSSGSAAAVAAGMCGATLGTQTVGSVGRPAAFCGVVSVMPGRQRISLSNVFPLAWSLDHAGVFARSVADLQLMLDVLTESPLETMGKPNRPRPLRIGIVREFFYENATPETRGLTDALANKLAASGFSIGEAGLPAIFDIQQSILRMILRTETASLHEHLFAGHSGTYAAKLRALIETGMLVDAADYIRAKRLRRKYQREMAQLFETFDLIMTPAARAGAPRGIVTTGDPIMNGPWTLSDFPTMTLPHALAEDGLPVSVQLTAPPLEERMLLEAGAQIETVIGWECQPSKR; encoded by the coding sequence ATGAACTTTGAACATCTCTCACTAACGGAGGCGGCATCCGCAATCCGTGCCGGCAGACTCTCTCCCGTGGACTACGCACATGCTCTGCTCTCGCGCATCGCCGCGCTCGAGCCGCGGATCCAGGCCTGGGTCACGATCGATCGTGAGGCGGTTCTCACGGAAGCGCGGCGCTGCGCAGACGAAGCGCGCGACGGGAAATTCCGCGGGCCGTTGCACGGAGTGCCGGTCGGGATAAAAGACATCTTTTATACGAAGGGCTTGAGGACCACGATGGGTTCCGTCCTCTTTAAGGATTTCGTTCCCAGCGTGGATGCGCGCGCCGTCGAAAAACTGAAAGAGGCCGGTGCCATCGTTCTCGGTAAGACGGTGACGACGCAATTCGCGAATCTCGATCCGGGGCCGACGCGCAATCCCTGGAACGTCGAGCACACACCGGGTGGTTCCAGCAGCGGATCGGCGGCGGCGGTCGCAGCCGGGATGTGTGGTGCGACGCTCGGAACGCAGACCGTCGGATCGGTGGGCCGGCCGGCTGCATTTTGTGGCGTTGTATCGGTCATGCCGGGCCGGCAGCGGATCAGCCTCTCGAATGTATTTCCGCTCGCATGGTCGCTCGATCATGCCGGAGTATTCGCCCGGTCGGTGGCGGATCTCCAATTGATGCTCGATGTCCTGACGGAGTCGCCGCTGGAAACAATGGGGAAGCCGAACCGCCCGCGGCCCCTTCGGATCGGCATCGTGCGTGAATTCTTTTATGAGAATGCAACGCCCGAAACGCGGGGCTTGACGGATGCGCTCGCGAACAAGCTTGCGGCGTCTGGATTTTCTATCGGCGAAGCCGGCCTGCCCGCGATTTTCGACATTCAGCAATCGATTCTGCGGATGATCCTGCGAACCGAGACGGCTTCGCTGCATGAGCATCTGTTCGCCGGACATTCCGGAACGTACGCGGCGAAGCTGAGAGCCCTCATCGAGACCGGGATGCTCGTCGACGCCGCGGACTACATCCGGGCGAAGCGCTTGCGGCGAAAGTATCAGCGGGAGATGGCGCAGTTATTCGAAACCTTCGACCTGATCATGACACCGGCAGCGCGCGCGGGGGCTCCGCGAGGGATCGTAACGACCGGCGATCCCATCATGAACGGACCGTGGACGCTGAGCGATTTTCCAACCATGACCCTTCCGCATGCGCTTGCGGAAGACGGCCTGCCGGTCAGTGTGCAATTGACTGCGCCGCCGCTGGAGGAACGCATGTTGTTGGAAGCAGGCGCGCAGATTGAAACGGTGATCGGCTGGGAGTGTCAGCCGTCGAAGCGATAG
- a CDS encoding DUF3300 domain-containing protein yields the protein MLIAGLFAVMLAGNVPELMIPEGTVLPVILNETVNTAKVQDNDPILLSLADDVRTSGHRGPVLIPRGSNVVGRIVKSQRAGHFIGRSELNIAVQEIITPSGDVYDGVSAKVIDVGKKKGEKGEVKPDGGLQGPVHRERDAFLLLFPPTTLFQLLATPKRGPDVILPVETKLYVKLMSPIYVETAPQVSTVVSPRAAPLPQPVPQYYQQSYPQSLPQAVPQISANGLEILVSPVALYPDNILRDVFMACAHPLDVVQANQWVHQYRDVYGSLPRAGYNPGWDPSVRALTAYPDLLQRLSGDLTWMTRVGAAFSSQPADVMGAVGRLRLQATSFRSPYGMTAMAVGR from the coding sequence ATGCTGATTGCGGGGTTATTTGCGGTCATGTTGGCCGGCAATGTTCCAGAATTAATGATACCGGAGGGGACGGTCCTTCCGGTGATCTTGAATGAGACTGTAAATACAGCGAAGGTGCAGGACAACGATCCTATTTTGCTTTCGCTGGCGGATGACGTCCGGACTTCCGGCCATCGCGGCCCGGTGTTGATTCCGAGGGGATCGAACGTCGTGGGCCGCATTGTGAAGTCGCAGCGCGCGGGCCATTTTATCGGTCGATCCGAACTCAACATCGCAGTTCAGGAAATCATCACGCCTTCGGGGGACGTTTATGACGGCGTGTCGGCGAAGGTTATCGATGTCGGGAAGAAGAAGGGCGAAAAAGGCGAAGTGAAGCCCGACGGCGGCCTTCAGGGGCCGGTCCATCGCGAGAGGGACGCGTTCCTGCTGCTCTTTCCTCCGACCACTCTGTTTCAGCTGCTGGCCACGCCGAAGCGCGGTCCGGATGTCATCCTTCCCGTCGAGACCAAGCTCTACGTGAAGCTGATGAGTCCGATCTATGTTGAGACCGCGCCGCAGGTGAGCACCGTCGTTTCGCCGCGCGCCGCTCCGCTGCCGCAGCCGGTTCCCCAGTACTATCAGCAGTCGTACCCGCAGAGCCTGCCCCAGGCCGTGCCGCAGATTTCAGCGAACGGACTGGAGATTCTGGTGTCCCCGGTTGCGCTCTATCCGGACAACATTCTCCGAGACGTGTTTATGGCTTGCGCGCATCCGCTGGATGTCGTTCAGGCCAATCAGTGGGTGCATCAGTATCGTGACGTCTATGGCAGTCTTCCCCGCGCAGGATACAACCCGGGCTGGGATCCGAGTGTGAGAGCGCTCACTGCGTATCCCGATCTGCTTCAGCGTCTGAGCGGCGACCTGACGTGGATGACGAGAGTGGGAGCGGCGTTTTCCTCGCAGCCCGCAGACGTTATGGGGGCCGTGGGTAGATTGCGGCTGCAGGCCACGTCGTTCCGGTCGCCGTACGGCATGACCGCGATGGCTGTGGGGCGGTAG
- a CDS encoding response regulator transcription factor, which yields MDQNLLFIRNDAGTLNHVTDALQARGYSVATRSNSEFSLDPAFAADFDLILIDHSEPEVNALDICAGLRRREVEAPVIVFAPPNPVQQRIAIFNAGADDYLLKPVDLDELQTRVERLLARVVRMRKSDVFAYEFGPIRVDFREAELARNGSVIELTERESRLLRYFVENRGKTISRNALLQHVWGYNSAPLTRTVDVHVLRLRHKIENDPKRPRFIITVPGLGYRFDG from the coding sequence ATGGACCAGAACTTGCTATTTATCCGGAACGATGCCGGCACTCTGAACCATGTCACCGACGCTCTCCAGGCACGTGGGTATTCGGTTGCCACCCGCTCCAATTCTGAATTCTCGTTGGATCCGGCGTTCGCCGCGGACTTCGACCTGATCCTGATCGATCACTCGGAACCTGAAGTCAATGCGCTGGATATTTGCGCCGGATTGCGCCGGCGCGAGGTTGAAGCGCCCGTCATCGTTTTCGCTCCACCGAACCCGGTGCAGCAACGAATTGCCATTTTCAACGCAGGCGCAGACGACTACCTGCTGAAACCCGTCGATCTCGATGAGCTGCAGACTCGCGTTGAACGGCTGCTCGCGCGGGTTGTCCGGATGAGAAAGTCCGACGTCTTCGCCTATGAATTCGGTCCGATCCGCGTCGATTTCCGCGAGGCGGAGCTGGCCAGGAACGGTTCGGTCATCGAGCTCACGGAACGGGAATCGCGGCTGCTTCGATATTTCGTCGAGAACCGCGGCAAGACGATTTCCCGGAACGCCTTGCTGCAGCACGTCTGGGGATATAACAGCGCGCCGCTCACGCGCACGGTGGACGTTCACGTTCTGCGGCTGCGGCACAAAATCGAAAACGACCCCAAACGCCCGCGCTTCATTATCACCGTGCCGGGATTAGGCTATCGCTTCGACGGCTGA